In Colletotrichum destructivum chromosome 1, complete sequence, the sequence TCCCACCTTCCGGCACCAACGTAGGACGTGTCGAGTACGACATGGATGAGCAGGATGATCAATGGCTGGAGGTGTACAACAAGGAGCAGCGCAAGAGCAACGAGCTCGAACCAATTACACGAGAAGTGTTCGAAATTGCCATTACCAAGATCGAAAAAGAATGGCATGCGTTGGAGAAGCGGATACCGAAACCAAACCCCAAACCTCCACAGACCCATCGGCCACGGTCGAGTTCGGCAGCAGCGGTGAATGGCGAGCCCCAGGTCGGAGAGGAACAAGACAGCAAATGCGCAATTTGCGACGATGGTGACTGCGAAAACACCAACGCGATCGTCTTCTGCGACGGTTGCGATCTTGCAGTGCATCAGGAGTGCTACGGTGTGCCTTTCATACCCGAAGGACAGTGGTTGTGTAGAAAATGTCAGCTTATCGGGCGTGGCGTTCCAGTGAGACCTCCCTACTACTCTCGTAGGCTCTGACAGTATCGCTGACCATACATCTCCAGACATGCATCTTCTGCCCCAACACAGATGGAGCCTTTAAGCAGACCAACTCTTCAAAATGGGCCCATCTTCTCTGCGCGATGTGGATTCCCGAGGTCTCTCTGGGAAATGCCACATTCATGGAACCAGTCATGGACGTGGAGAAGGTACCCAAAACACGCTGGAAGCTGAGTTGCTACATCTGCAACCAGAAGATGGGTGCCTGCATCCAATGCAGCAACAAGTCTTGTTACCAGGCCTTCCACGTAACCTGTGCGCGGCGGTCCAGGCTTTTCCTCAAGATGAAGAACAGCCATGGAGCCCTCGCGGTTCTTGACAGCAACACGGTGCTCAAGGCTTTCTGCGACAAGCATTGCCCGCCAGATTATGCCAAGGACAACGGTGTGGCCCAGGCAGCGCGGGAAGCTAAGAAATTCTACAAGCGGGCAATGAAGGGACGCATCTGGGCGGACAGTCAGGCAACTGCGCACGCCTTGGCTGCCAACCACCGCCATGCATTGACAGAGCACCCGCCTGATGAAAGCCAGATGACGGGGGCCAAATTTGCTTCATATGTGGGCGGTGACAAAAAGAAGGGGCAGCCTGGGAAGCAGATTTGGAAGTTGCCTTCCGGTGCCCCCATCATTCCccaggccgtcttcgacatTGTCGAGCAAGCGCTGTCTCGGTTCCCATTCCGTAAACGCAAAGACTTTGTTGGCGAGGCATGCCGTTATTGGACGCTGAAGCGCGAGGCTCGTCGTGGCGCGGCGCTCCTCAAGCGGTTGCAACTGCAGATGGAGACTTTCTCGTCGATGGAACTGACAAGGCGGAACTTTGCGCAAATGGGACCGTCTGGGAAGTCTCGGCTTGCACGGCGCGTTGAGTTCGCAGAAATGTTGCTCAAGGACCTCTGGGAACTCAAACTCCTCTCGGAAAGCGTCGTGGAGCGAGAACAAGAGAAACTCGATGCAGCAGAGCTTGAGCAAGAGTTTGTGGACACCTGCTACTTTCCGATTGCTAAGCTTCTCGTGCCAGTGATCGAGAAGGCGATATTGTTGGTTCTTCCGCCCGCCCCATCGATTGCGTTTGCTAACTATGTCTCTAGCCTTGACAAGCACATCTTCAAAGAAGGCCTCGTGGGGCTTcaggagaagctcgagcGCCGATTTTACACCAACATCCTTGTCTTCACTCATGATCTCTGTGAAGTAATTAACGTGGGCATCAACACAGAGCCTCAGCATATCGAGGGCGCTTCTCAGGGTGCTGTTCTATCGCCTGTCAAGCAGAATTTTCATGATCCAAGACAACGGAAGGCACTCGGAAAACGAATATTGAAGGCTGTGCAGCCGCAGCTCGAAGCGGCCCTGAGGACGGAAGCTGAGATCACCCACAAGCCATACGACACGCTGGCCAAAGAGTTCGAAGGCATGCTTGAAGCCAGCATCGAGTTCCGGCAGCCGTCGATCACAGTCTCTTGTACGGAAGAAAACACCGAACCCAGCCAGGACACTATCATGGTGGATGCCGCCAACGAGCAGATCACCGTGGCCAACGATGAGGGCGCACAAGCCGAAGAGGAACCGACCGCTCCTGGTGACGAGATGGATGTGGAtgccgaaggagaagacgacgatgaggggAATATTGAAGTCAACACCTCGACTCTTGAGAAGCCTGGCGACGTGCATTCATCAAGCTCCTCTATTGCCGGGCACGAGGGTAACGGCAAGGCAGCAGTGAAGACGGAAAGTCCACTGGCCTCCGTGCAGCCCTCCGACACACCGCCCGAAACTGACGGCTACGTTACCGTCACCAGACCAACGCAACCTGCCCCTCCAACGCCCCCGCAGTCTAACGGCAGCCTGGGTAACGAGTCCACGGACCCGTTGTCCGAAGGCGGTGTCCCCTGGTACTTTTCAGACTTCAAGCCCAAGGGCACCACTGTTGTGGAGGAACAGTGGACGGGTCGTGAAGCGATTCGCAGTTTGAGCGAGGACCTCACCGACATGGACGaccaggagctcgagggcctcgccttcgacgtcgaggacagCACCATTACGGCATCGCCCACCGTCAACGACGAGATTGTGGCGGACACTATTGTCAGCAAGGCCCAAACCAGCACCAAGGTGCGTAAACGCACGAGTGCTCGATCGTCGACCAGAAGGAGATGAATAAGCGCAAGTCTTCACTCTTGTGCTATTCCTCTCGAGGCAGGGAGGGCCTACATGTGTGACGAATGCGCAATTTTTTCATGAGACTGTACTTGtacaacccccccccctattGGGAATACCTGTGTATTTTATATTCCTCAACGCCTCCGCGATACGATTCCCTTTTCAACCTACTTTCACGCACTTTCTTCTTAACCTTTAACTACCGCGCGTCTACTACAACGATCCCTTCTACCACTACGACGACGATTACTTCTCCTTCTTTGTGATACTGAATGGTGGATACAAGGCGTTCATCAGGAttgaaaggggggggggtcacTCCAGATCACGGCTTCAAGGGCGTTTTGGGAAATAGGGGAACTGTGAAGGGTATTACCAAACACACGAGGGAGATCAGGTTCCAGCTAGTTCGAGGTATTATAGCTACGGGAAACGAACGCGTGCTGCTCTGGTTTCTTTCCTTATTCATTACTTGATTTCCGGGACGCTCATGTCCCGTCTCTTACAGCACTCATTCCTCTCCCGACGTGTatgtgagagagagagagagagagattgtGTTTATGTGTGATTGATCGAAGAGATAATGCGAAAGTGTCATAGTTCGAATGTGTGCACAAGAAACATGTTAGTTGTCCCGACTGCAAATCGAGTGACAGAATGCTTGGCTCCTGTGACGTTGATAGGTGGGCTGTGTGTCGCCTGTCGCCGGTTTGTGTCCATCTGGGCCATATTAGTTCGCTCTTGCTCGCGTCGCAAGTTTCGAGTAATGATACCACCCACACACGCGTACTTCCCGGTTCCCGTCAGGTGTACGAAACTCACATGCGCGGTGTTTGTCGGTTCAGCCCTGTCACGGGTGCGTGTTTGCGTGATTGGCAATGTCCATGATCAGCAGCGGCTTCGGATCAAAAGCAGCAGTGTGGCGACGGCTGTTTGTGTTGACTCTCGGAGAGCGGGCTGCGAGAGGGTCTCCTTGCTATGGTCATCGAGACTGTCTCGACTGTTGGCTGTGTACAACACAAGCAGATTTCCACTCCGGGGCATCAAAAGCATTTAGTCAAGAAACGACGACGCCTAAGAAAAAGCCAATTAGAAGCTCATTCAGTAGCATTCAGGTAACAAAGGCCAAGATTTGCATGGTTTTAAACATGATAGAGTTCTGAGGTACAAACTGTTCTGGCTGCCCGGTCACACCAAAATTCATGGGAGGGGCACTAAAGATGCGCTGCCACGTCGCTCAGTCTGTCGTGGAGGGGGGTAACGGTGAGTAGTGGGCTGCCAGACGCTCTCGACTTGGAACCAAATGCCCGCAGCCTGAAGATGTTGAGTGTGGGACGGGACGTCGCGGGGCAGTCATGTGATGCGCTTCCCGAAAAGATGGGGGTCCGACGGCATGGGAGATGGGGAATGCGAGTGTCTGGTTCTGGTTGACGGATGATCATTGGACgctcgccgtcaaggtcgggcAAGAGCGGTccagtcgccgccgccagtgGGGGGAGATCACATCGGGTTGGCCGGGGACGGAAAGCCAGAGTTCCCACCCGATCCCCAAACATCGGCGCGAATTGGATCCCTGGGACACCAAACGCCTGATGTGTCTGGGCCACTTCTCCCCTtggcccctcccccacccACCCTTGTTGTActctcgtcggcggtgggcGGTGCTATCATGACAGCATTTTGGTGGAGGGGCAGGCACCCAGGCCGAGGACCCTTCGGTACCGGCCCCCGGGCGGGCAGAGTGAAGAAGAGTCAGGAGTCGTTGGGCGAGCCTAGACTGGGAAATCTGAAAGAAGCAGTACCGCTGTGCTGCACGACATGACCCTGACGCACccctctcacacacacacacacacacacacacacacacacacacatggTGTACATCGTCCCGCGGACGCAGGCAGGCTTccaggcagacagacacatGACTGGCGTAGCTGGCCTCGTTCTCCCGTGTCCATCGGCTCTGTCGCCGTTGTTTTCGCAACTGGCGTTTCCGCCCGTCCACTCGGTTCCTGGTTTCCAAGTCGGTCGTGCGGTGGATTCAGACCTCGTCTCGTACACCTCActggaggggaaagggaTGGGACGTCCCGAATGTTCTGAAGGATCGGTTGAAGTATGTGCAAGGTAACAAACAGGCTGGCTGGTCCTACTGCTAACTGGCCACGCAAAGACTttgaaggggggagggggttggcGACATCCCTCTTACCTATGAGTGGCCGCGCAAAGCCTCGCCCTGACCGCTTCAAGTCTCGGTCGCCAAAACCTAGAGCGCATTGGTGACTCTGGTCAGAAACGCCACCGTCAGCCTTTGGTTGGTAACTAGGTGCTAGGCAAGGCTCTGGACGATGGGACGAATAGGCTTCGAGCCGGAGGGAGGGATAGGGCGGTTTAGCCCATCTTAGCACGTCGATAGCCCTCGTCTGATCAAAATCCTGCTTGACTGGCAAGTAGTAAGCTGCAACCACCAACCTGACCAGGCTTATTAATACCaatttttgttttgttttgaCTTTTCTTTCTGGGTGCctcgagtcgagtcgagtcgtTTCATTCAAAGGCTTCCCCGAACTCGCGGCCTGGACTTTCACCCG encodes:
- a CDS encoding Putative Zinc finger, PHD-type, Zinc finger, FYVE/PHD-type, Zinc finger, RING/FYVE/PHD-type, encoding MTQSPQTHQKDTKSTTRVSSNMPSKPSTPHRAATGRKRGRPPGTTNAARIAREVGDSPAPPSGRSTRDHATPSAAPQTEPPPKRRRYIPGGAGGGGRFIDDDGTQTPMTVRRQPREPRSVSAIVPRRERSARLRTAIDRDDMEFSSAAAVAAAVAENEGYKPREERGWEEFHPKLDIDATFMIFRSEEVDGISLPVVKSPPRTPAAARPSTPMNGSNTPLREMNPSSTGNTPVPTTNSYFALPLVGSESPQKRRTRPPRESVSFLHRDLAPVSTPRVPQVLPIRNQTPKERLDLKAPSYRRSDQVEQFESKSFGQARYVDKSMMNVGYQETDRYIQPESTLIKAAEPNLEEDLELAVVKADGDTVPPSGTNVGRVEYDMDEQDDQWLEVYNKEQRKSNELEPITREVFEIAITKIEKEWHALEKRIPKPNPKPPQTHRPRSSSAAAVNGEPQVGEEQDSKCAICDDGDCENTNAIVFCDGCDLAVHQECYGVPFIPEGQWLCRKCQLIGRGVPTCIFCPNTDGAFKQTNSSKWAHLLCAMWIPEVSLGNATFMEPVMDVEKVPKTRWKLSCYICNQKMGACIQCSNKSCYQAFHVTCARRSRLFLKMKNSHGALAVLDSNTVLKAFCDKHCPPDYAKDNGVAQAAREAKKFYKRAMKGRIWADSQATAHALAANHRHALTEHPPDESQMTGAKFASYVGGDKKKGQPGKQIWKLPSGAPIIPQAVFDIVEQALSRFPFRKRKDFVGEACRYWTLKREARRGAALLKRLQLQMETFSSMELTRRNFAQMGPSGKSRLARRVEFAEMLLKDLWELKLLSESVVEREQEKLDAAELEQEFVDTCYFPIAKLLVPVIEKAIFLDKHIFKEGLVGLQEKLERRFYTNILVFTHDLCEVINVGINTEPQHIEGASQGAVLSPVKQNFHDPRQRKALGKRILKAVQPQLEAALRTEAEITHKPYDTLAKEFEGMLEASIEFRQPSITVSCTEENTEPSQDTIMVDAANEQITVANDEGAQAEEEPTAPGDEMDVDAEGEDDDEGNIEVNTSTLEKPGDVHSSSSSIAGHEGNGKAAVKTESPLASVQPSDTPPETDGYVTVTRPTQPAPPTPPQSNGSLGNESTDPLSEGGVPWYFSDFKPKGTTVVEEQWTGREAIRSLSEDLTDMDDQELEGLAFDVEDSTITASPTVNDEIVADTIVSKAQTSTKVRKRTSARSSTRRR